In one window of Drosophila mauritiana strain mau12 chromosome X, ASM438214v1, whole genome shotgun sequence DNA:
- the LOC117146875 gene encoding polyadenylate-binding protein 1-B-like, with translation MPPASQAPGTAVAAATAAVAPAAIAGPQPQGQFYNAQLEPAAYACVPVLPLKPISNGVGTNSHQHHHHHHQQQQHTQQQPPQHHQHPHQNIHNHNQIQNQNQNKRKFSTFF, from the coding sequence ATGCCACCCGCCAGCCAAGCTCCGGGCACAGCAGTCGCTGCTGCAaccgctgcagttgctccagCTGCCATCGCCGGTCCACAGCCGCAGGGGCAGTTTTACAATGCCCAACTGGAGCCGGCTGCCTATGCCTGTGTTCCTGTCTTGCCCCTCAAACCGATAAGCAATGGAGTGGGAACCAATAGTCATcagcaccatcatcatcatcaccagcagcagcagcatacgcagcagcagccgcctcAGCATCACCAACATCCGCACCAGAACATCCACAATCACAACCAGATtcagaaccagaaccagaacaAACGCAAATTTTCAACCTTCTTTTAG